A genomic segment from Gadus morhua chromosome 4, gadMor3.0, whole genome shotgun sequence encodes:
- the ndufa8 gene encoding NADH dehydrogenase [ubiquinone] 1 alpha subcomplex subunit 8, producing MPTKVDLPTLDELSVDEVNVSSAVLKAAAHHFGSQCDAPNKEFMLCRWEEKDPRKCLEEGRKVNACALNFFRQIKGNCAESFTEYWTCLDYSNIAELRRCRAEQKSFDGCVLDKLGWQRPDLGELSKVTKVNTSRPIPDNPYHSRPRPEPNQAIEGKLEPAKHGSKMFFWSW from the exons ATGCCCACGAAGGTGGACCTGCCCACCTTGGACGAGCTCAGCGTTGATGAG GTCAACGTGTCATCGGCGGTGCTGAAGGCAGCAGCTCACCATTTTGGCTCCCAGTGTGACGCACCCAACAAGGAGTTCATGCTGTGCCGCTGGGAGGAGAAGGACCCCAGGAAGTGTCTCGAAGAAGGCCGCAAAGTCAACGCGTGTGCACTTAACTTCTTCAG gcaaATAAAGGGCAACTGTGCCGAGTCGTTCACGGAGTACTGGACCTGTCTGGACTACTCCAACATCGCCGAGCTGCGCCGCTGCCGCGCGGAGCAGAAGAGCTTCGACGGCTGCGTCCTGGACAAGCTTGGCTGGCAGAGACCCGACCTCGGGGAGCTGTCCAAG GTGACCAAGGTGAACACCAGTCGTCCTATCCCAGACAACCCCTACCACTCCCGGCCCCGCCCCGAGCCCAACCAGGCCATCGAGGGCAAGCTGGAGCCCGCCAAGCACGGCAGCAAGATGTTCTTCTGGAGCTGGTGA